CTACTTGCCGAATTATTTAATGAAGATGAAAAAAGATTAAGTATAATTTTTTTTAGCGACAAAGTTGCTTATCAAATCTTGGGAGAAGAAAATCCTGATGAAATTCTAAAAGTAGCAGAAAAAAAAATTCAATATTTAAAAAATAAGAATCTTAAACAAGGTTCATTTGACCTGAAATAGTTATGAAAATTAAAGACCTTGTTAAAAAATATCATTCAAACAGAGATGCTTATCTGAAAGCGAATTATAATGAAACGCAACTCAGAACAGATTTCTTAGACCCATTTTTTGAACTACTCGGATGGGATATTTATAACTCGGAAGGAAAATCAACAAACGAACGAGAAGTTTTATTAGAGGAAGGTTTAAAAGCAGACGCAACTGCAAACACCAAAAAACCTGATTACACTTTTAGACTTCTTCCTGAACGAAAATTCTTTTTAGAAGCAAAAAAGCCAAATGTAAAAATCGAAAAGGATAACGAACCTGCAAAGCAGGTTCGCAGATATGGTTTTACCGCAAAACTGAAAATATCAGTTTTGTCAAATTTTGAATATTTAGCAATTTACGATTGCTCTCAAAAAATTGAAAAAGACGATTCCGTAACAAAATCACGTATTAATCTTTACCATTACAAGGAATATGAATCTACTTTTGAGGAAATTAAGAAGCAATTAAGTCATCAAGTAGTTTACAGTGGAGAATTTGACGAAACTTGGAAAGAAATTGAAGAACAACTAAAATTATCAAGTGTTGATAACCTTTTCTTATCGCAAATAAATGATTGGAGAATTATTCTTGGAAAAGAAATCTACTCACACAAACCAGATGTTTCAATTGAGGAACTAAATGATATTGTGCAATCGTACATAAACAGTATTATCTTTTTGCGAGTTTGTGAAGATAGAAATTTAGAAACTTATAAAACATTACTAAATTTTGCTGATAAAAACGATTTTAATTCTTTAATCAAAAAGTTCAAAGAAGCAGACAAAAAATACAATGCAGGACTTTTTAACCATCCTTTAATAAAAGAAATAATATCAAATAATAGTTCTGCATTTTGGACAATCATTGAACATTTGTATTTTCCTGAAAGTAGTTACTCATTTTCAGTATTCTCATCAGACATATTAGGAAATATCTATGAAATATTTCTTGGAGAACAATTAATCATTGAGAATGATGAAATTTTAATAGAAAAAAAGCCTGAAAATATCGACAGAGATATTGTTACAACACCAATATTTATCATTCAAGATATTTTACGCCAAACAGTTATAAAACATTGTGAAGGCAAAACAGATAAGGAAATTTTAGATTCTTCTTTTTCGGATATTGCTTGCGGCTCAGGTGCTTTTTTATTGGAAACTTATCAATTATTACAAGATACATTAGTTGATTATTATTTAAAAAACGACACTAAAAGGTTAATCCAAACATCAATAAAAACTTTCAAGCTTCCATTTGAAATTAAAAAGACGATTTTAGAAAATTGTATCTATGGAGTTGACAAAGATTACAATGCTGTTGAAGCCTGTAAATTTGGATTACTTCTCAAACTGCTTGAAAATGAAAATAATTTAACAATTTCAATACCAGTACTTCCAAATCTTATAAACATTCATTTTGGAAACAGCTTAATTGATAGTTCTATAACATCAAAAAAGAATCAAGACGAAATAAATCCTTTTGATTTCAAAAAAATAAAGTTTGATGTAATTGTTGGGAATCCACCATATATGGCAACCGAACATATGAAGCAATTTACACCTTTGGAATTGCCTTTATATAAAAAACACTATTCATCATCTTATAAACAATTTGGCAAGTATTTTCTATTCATTGAAAGAGGTTTAGACTTATTAAAACCAAAGGGGTATTTTGGATATATTGTTCCGAGTAAATTCACAAAAGTTGGAGCAGGAAAAAAGTTAAGAGAACTACTTGTTTCAAATAAATCAGTTGAACAAATAATCTCATTTGGAGCAAATCAAGTATTCCACAATAAAACAACATATACTTGCTTACTTATTCTTAAAAATGAAGAACAAAAAAAACTAAATTATTTAGAAGTTGATTCTTTAAAAGATTGGAAAACAAGAAAAGCCAACATTAATAATTTGGGCGTTACCCAAAGGGACGGGCTTTCCGCTATATCTTTTTTCTGCGAAAAGGCAGAAAAAAGGATGCCGCTTCAATCCCTAACGCAAAATGCTGCATAAAAATATATTCATATGTTAAAACTATTTTCAACTAATTCAAAAAAATTAATAAAGATCATTGATAAATCAGAAGCTGAATTGAATAATTTTCTTTCTGATAATTGGAATGACTTTTTTCCTCAATATACATTCATAAAAAATGAATTTACGCTTGATGGAAATGTAAGAAGTAAAGGTACATCTGGAAGGATTGATATTTTGGCATTTAATCTTAAATCAAAAAAGTTTGTTGTTTTTGAACTTAAAAAAGACAATGATAAGAATATTAGAAATCAGGTAAGTGATTACAAAGATTACATTGAAGATAACTTTAGTAAAATATACCTTTTAGCACTTCAAAAATATAAAATTGACTTACCGCAATTTGATGAGATATCTCAAGAATCCATAGAAGTTGTAATGATTGCAAAATCTTATTCTGCAACTGATATTGAGCGTATTAAAAAAGATAGAAGTAAAAATTCAACAACTTTAATTCGATACATTTGGTTTGAAAATGAATTACTTCTAATTGATTATATCAACAATGACCCTGATGATTTAATCGAAAAGGAAAATGCTAAAAAACTTAGAGAAATTAAAAATATTATCGAAAATAAGAAATCGCTTTATACTGACGTAGAAGCCTTTTTATATGGAAAAGTAGAAGCACAAAGGCTCTTCAAAATATTTTATGAATCATTAAACAATTCAAATGAAGCGAGTTTG
This region of Bacteroidales bacterium genomic DNA includes:
- a CDS encoding N-6 DNA methylase, whose product is MKIKDLVKKYHSNRDAYLKANYNETQLRTDFLDPFFELLGWDIYNSEGKSTNEREVLLEEGLKADATANTKKPDYTFRLLPERKFFLEAKKPNVKIEKDNEPAKQVRRYGFTAKLKISVLSNFEYLAIYDCSQKIEKDDSVTKSRINLYHYKEYESTFEEIKKQLSHQVVYSGEFDETWKEIEEQLKLSSVDNLFLSQINDWRIILGKEIYSHKPDVSIEELNDIVQSYINSIIFLRVCEDRNLETYKTLLNFADKNDFNSLIKKFKEADKKYNAGLFNHPLIKEIISNNSSAFWTIIEHLYFPESSYSFSVFSSDILGNIYEIFLGEQLIIENDEILIEKKPENIDRDIVTTPIFIIQDILRQTVIKHCEGKTDKEILDSSFSDIACGSGAFLLETYQLLQDTLVDYYLKNDTKRLIQTSIKTFKLPFEIKKTILENCIYGVDKDYNAVEACKFGLLLKLLENENNLTISIPVLPNLINIHFGNSLIDSSITSKKNQDEINPFDFKKIKFDVIVGNPPYMATEHMKQFTPLELPLYKKHYSSSYKQFGKYFLFIERGLDLLKPKGYFGYIVPSKFTKVGAGKKLRELLVSNKSVEQIISFGANQVFHNKTTYTCLLILKNEEQKKLNYLEVDSLKDWKTRKANINNLGVTQRDGLSAISFFCEKAEKRMPLQSLTQNAA
- a CDS encoding helix-turn-helix domain-containing protein, which gives rise to MTARESFGEYIKKLREEHKLPLRKVAPVLDIDPSTLSKIERGERTANKEMLPLLAELFNEDEKRLSIIFFSDKVAYQILGEENPDEILKVAEKKIQYLKNKNLKQGSFDLK